One stretch of Camelus bactrianus isolate YW-2024 breed Bactrian camel chromosome 19, ASM4877302v1, whole genome shotgun sequence DNA includes these proteins:
- the PCK1 gene encoding phosphoenolpyruvate carboxykinase, cytosolic [GTP]: MPPQISDGHSYSAKVIQGSLESLPQAVRDFVESSAKLCQPDQIHICDGSEEENQQLLGRMEEEGVIKRLKNYDNCWLALTDPRDVARIESKTVIITQEQRDTVPIPKTGLSQLGRWMSEEDFEKAFNARFPGCMKGRTMYVIPFSMGPLGSPLSKIGIQLTDSPYVVASMRIMTRMGAPVLEALGDGEFVKCLHSVGCPLPLKKPLVNNWACNPELTLIAHLPDRREIVSFGSGYGGNSLLGKKCFALRIASRLAKEEGWLAEHMLILGLTNPKGQKKYFAAAFPSACGKTNLAMMNPTLPGWKVECVGDDIAWMKLDSQGNLRAINPENGFFGVAPGTSVKTNPNAIKTIQRNTIFTNVAQTSDGGVYWEGIDQPLASGIRLTSWKNKEWSPEDGEPCAHPNSRFCTPASQCPIIDPAWESPEGVPIEGIIFGGRRPTGVPLVYEALSWQHGVFVGAAMRSEATAAAEHKGKVIMHDPFAMRPFFGYNFGHYLTHWLSMAQRPAAKLPKIFHVNWFRKDKDGRFLWPGFGENSRVLEWMFNRINGEGGARPTPIGYVPAEGALDLRGLGDVNVKELFHISKEFWEEEVEEIQKYLEEQVNADLPYEIRSQVLALKQRISQM, from the exons ATGCCTCCTCAGATCTCAGACGGCCACAGCTACTCAGCCAAAGTCATCCAGGGCTCGCTCGAGAGCCTGCCCCAGGCTGTGAGGGATTTCGTGGAGAGCAGCGCCAAGCTGTGTCAGCCTGACCAGATCCACATCTGCGATGGCTCCGAGGAGGAGAACCAGCAGCTACTGGGCCGCATGGAGGAAGAGGGTGTCATCAAGAGGCTGAAGAATTACGACAACTG CTGGTTGGCTCTCACCGACCCCAGGGATGTGGCCAGAATTGAAAGCAAGACTGTCATTATTACTCAAGAGCAACGAGATACGGTGCCCATCCCCAAAACTGGCCTCAGCCAGCTGGGTCGCTGGATGTCCGAGGAGGACTTTGAGAAGGCATTTAATGCCCGGTTCCCAGGGTGCATGAAAG GTCGCACCATGTATGTCATCCCGTTCAGCATGGGGCCGCTGGGCTCACCTCTGTCCAAGATCGGCATCCAGCTGACCGACTCGCCCTATGTGGTGGCCAGCATGCGCATCATGACGCGAATGGGCGCGCCTGTCCTGGAAGCGCTGGGTGATGGAGAGTTCGTCAAGTGCCTCCACTCTGTGGGCTGCCCTTTGCCTTTAAAAA AGCCTTTGGTTAACAACTGGGCCTGTAACCCAGAGCTGACGCTCATCGCCCACCTGCCCGACCGCAGAGAGATCGTCTCCTTCGGGAGTGGGTACGGTGGGAACTCGCTCCTTGGGAAGAAGTGCTTTGCCCTCCGGATAGCCAGCCGGCTGGCCAAGGAGGAGGGGTGGCTGGCAGAGCACATGCTG ATTCTGGGCCTAACCAACCCCAAGGGCCAGAAGAAGTACTTTGCCGCTGCGTTTCCCAGTGCCTGCGGGAAGACCAACCTGGCCATGATGAACCCCACCCTCCCGGGGTGGAAAGTAGAGTGTGTGGGTGATGACATCGCCTGGATGAAGCTTGACTCACAAG GGAACTTACGGGCTATCAACCCAGAGAATGGGTTTTTTGGCGTTGCTCCTGGAACCTCTGTGAAGACGAACCCCAACGCCATTAAGACCATCCAGAGGAACACCATCTTCACCAACGTGGCCCAGACCAGCGATGGCGGCGTTTACTGGGAAGGCATCGACCAGCCACTGGCCTCGGGCATCAGGCTCACTTCGTGGAAGAACAAGGAGTGGAGCCCGGAGGATG GGGAGCCTTGCGCCCACCCCAACTCGCGCTTCTGCACCCCTGCCAGCCAGTGCCCCATCATTGACCCAGCCTGGGAGTCTCCGGAAGGCGTGCCCATCGAGGGCATCATCTTCGGAGGGCGCCGACCTACAG GTGTCCCTCTGGTCTATGAAGCTCTCAGCTGGCAGCATGGAGTGTTTGTGGGGGCGGCCATGAGGTCGGAGGCCACGGCAGCTGCGGAGCACAAGG GCAAAGTCATCATGCACGACCCCTTCGCCATGCGGCCCTTCTTCGGCTACAACTTCGGCCACTACCTGACCCACTGGCTTAGCATGGCCCAGCGCCCGGCAGCCAAGCTGCCCAAGATCTTCCACGTCAACTGGTTCCGGAAGGACAAGGACGGTAGGTTCCTGTGGCCAGGCTTTGGCGAGAACTCCCGGGTGCTGGAGTGGATGTTCAATCGCATCAACGGGGAAGGCGGCGCCAGGCCCACGCCCATCGGCTACGTCCCCGCGGAAGGCGCCCTGGATCTGCGGGGCCTGGGGGACGTCAACGTGAAGGAGCTCTTCCACATCTCCAAGGAGTTCTGGGAGGAGGAGGTAGAAGAGATCCAGAAGTACTTGGAGGAGCAAGTGAACGCTGACCTCCCCTACGAGATCAGGAGCCAGGTCCTGGCCCTGAAGCAAAGGATCAGCCAGATGTAA